In one window of Mesorhizobium sp. B2-1-1 DNA:
- a CDS encoding DMT family transporter, with protein MHFIPTAVRGPLFMIVSTGSYLINDTMMKLATAGLPSYEVLFLRGAAAALWGFPLLLALGYGKQIPLIFDKRVLHRNLLELAAILCYVVALANMQIADSTALGQVTPLLMLVGSSILFGERIGGQRMALIGLGFIGALMVAQPTMQGISVYALLALGNAALSAARDLTGRRVPAEVPGMIVAISAVVVVLIGAGAAHLVSERWIMPGAHHLLLMAGAGFFLIFGHFFIFMAYRVGPTSAVAPFYYCFTVWAMISGLLVFGQFPNALAICGILLVVGSGLAIVSLDQRRRRLTVVA; from the coding sequence ATGCATTTCATCCCGACAGCCGTTCGCGGCCCCCTGTTCATGATCGTCTCGACCGGGTCGTATCTCATCAACGATACGATGATGAAGCTCGCCACGGCGGGCCTGCCGTCCTATGAAGTGCTGTTCCTGCGCGGCGCAGCGGCAGCGCTCTGGGGCTTTCCGCTGCTGCTTGCGCTTGGTTATGGCAAACAGATCCCGCTGATCTTCGACAAGCGCGTGCTGCACCGCAACCTGCTCGAACTGGCCGCCATCCTTTGTTACGTCGTGGCGCTCGCCAACATGCAGATCGCCGATTCCACCGCCCTCGGACAGGTCACGCCGCTCTTGATGCTGGTCGGCTCCTCCATCCTGTTCGGCGAGCGGATCGGCGGCCAGCGCATGGCGCTGATCGGTCTCGGCTTCATCGGCGCGCTGATGGTGGCGCAACCGACCATGCAGGGCATCTCGGTCTACGCCTTGCTGGCGCTTGGCAATGCGGCATTGTCGGCCGCGCGCGATCTCACCGGCAGGCGGGTTCCGGCCGAGGTGCCGGGAATGATCGTGGCGATCTCCGCCGTCGTCGTGGTGCTGATCGGCGCCGGTGCGGCACACCTGGTTTCAGAGCGCTGGATCATGCCCGGAGCACATCATTTGCTGCTCATGGCCGGAGCCGGGTTTTTCCTGATCTTCGGCCATTTCTTCATCTTCATGGCCTATCGCGTCGGGCCGACCAGCGCGGTGGCGCCGTTCTACTACTGCTTCACCGTCTGGGCGATGATTTCGGGCCTGCTGGTGTTCGGACAATTCCCGAACGCGCTGGCGATCTGCGGCATCCTTCTGGTTGTCGGCAGCGGACTGGCCATCGTCTCGCTCGACCAGCGCAGGCGCCGGCTGACTGTCGTCGCCTAA
- a CDS encoding GlsB/YeaQ/YmgE family stress response membrane protein: MSIISWIILGVIAGFLGSKIVNKSGQGMIMDIVLGIVGAIVGGLIFSAFGASGVTGLNIYSLIVAVVGAVVVLWAYHQFAGKRPI, encoded by the coding sequence ATGTCAATCATCAGCTGGATTATTCTGGGCGTCATCGCCGGCTTTCTTGGCAGCAAGATCGTCAACAAGAGCGGCCAGGGCATGATCATGGATATCGTGCTCGGCATTGTCGGCGCCATTGTCGGCGGCCTGATCTTCAGCGCTTTCGGCGCGTCGGGCGTGACCGGTCTCAACATATACAGCCTGATCGTCGCGGTGGTGGGCGCCGTGGTCGTGTTGTGGGCCTACCACCAGTTCGCCGGCAAGCGGCCGATTTAG
- a CDS encoding YidB family protein — protein MGLFDNAVPGGNITKPLMIALGALLVGKMLSGRSAEQPEQPQAPVPAEPGETTAGDGGLLGGLGGLLDKLKNSGHGNVADSWVGTGQNQPINANDLGNAIGPQVIREIAQRTGLDEQELLKQLSAALPGIVDKLTPNGQVPQQHQVASAFNS, from the coding sequence ATGGGACTGTTTGACAATGCCGTTCCGGGCGGCAACATCACCAAACCCCTGATGATCGCGCTCGGCGCGCTGTTGGTCGGAAAGATGCTCAGCGGCAGGAGTGCCGAACAGCCGGAGCAACCCCAAGCTCCCGTACCGGCCGAGCCCGGTGAAACCACGGCCGGCGATGGCGGCCTGCTTGGCGGACTGGGCGGCCTGCTCGACAAATTGAAGAACTCCGGCCACGGCAACGTCGCCGATTCCTGGGTCGGCACCGGCCAGAACCAACCGATCAACGCCAACGACCTGGGCAACGCGATCGGACCGCAGGTCATCCGCGAGATCGCGCAACGGACGGGGCTCGACGAGCAGGAACTGCTCAAGCAATTGTCCGCAGCCTTGCCTGGCATCGTCGACAAGCTGACGCCGAACGGCCAGGTGCCGCAGCAACATCAGGTCGCGTCGGCCTTCAACAGCTGA
- a CDS encoding TrmH family RNA methyltransferase: protein MSNKTGTPKDTHYAKLRRAHRDEKSGGAPAFRPRQPMPPGENAADGLVRLYGLHTVRAALDNPRRKIRKMLVTRNAAERLGLADLAALPFKAELVEPRDIDKITGSDAVHQGALIEAEPLKPKRLDALGDTKLVLVLDQITDPHNVGAILRSAVAFDAGALITTARHSPQESGVLAKSASGALEHIDQIEVKNLADALAQLHEAGFQTIGLDSDGPAELETSFAGDKLALVLGAEGKGLRQKTRETVTTLARLDMPGAIRSLNVSNAAAVSLYAARKFLRQ, encoded by the coding sequence ATGAGCAACAAGACCGGCACCCCGAAAGACACCCACTACGCCAAGCTGCGTCGTGCACACCGCGACGAAAAGAGCGGCGGCGCGCCGGCATTCCGGCCGCGCCAGCCCATGCCGCCGGGCGAGAACGCAGCCGACGGGCTGGTGCGGCTCTATGGCCTGCATACGGTGCGCGCGGCACTCGACAATCCGCGCCGCAAGATCCGGAAAATGCTGGTGACGCGCAATGCCGCCGAGCGGCTGGGACTGGCCGACCTCGCGGCTCTTCCCTTCAAGGCGGAACTGGTCGAACCCAGGGACATCGACAAGATCACGGGTTCGGATGCCGTGCACCAAGGCGCGTTGATCGAGGCCGAGCCGCTGAAGCCCAAGCGACTCGACGCTCTCGGCGATACAAAGCTGGTGCTGGTGCTCGACCAGATCACCGATCCGCACAATGTCGGCGCCATCCTGCGCTCGGCGGTCGCCTTCGATGCCGGCGCGCTGATCACCACGGCGCGCCACAGCCCGCAGGAATCGGGCGTGCTGGCGAAATCAGCCTCGGGCGCGCTCGAACATATCGACCAGATCGAGGTCAAGAACCTGGCCGACGCGCTCGCGCAACTGCACGAGGCCGGCTTCCAGACAATCGGTCTCGATTCGGACGGCCCGGCCGAACTCGAAACGAGCTTTGCCGGCGACAAGCTTGCCCTGGTGCTGGGCGCGGAAGGCAAGGGCTTGCGCCAGAAGACGCGCGAGACGGTGACGACACTGGCCCGCCTCGACATGCCCGGCGCGATCCGCTCGCTCAACGTGTCGAACGCGGCGGCGGTAAGCCTTTATGCGGCACGGAAATTCCTGAGGCAGTAG